From Carassius auratus strain Wakin unplaced genomic scaffold, ASM336829v1 scaf_tig00029140, whole genome shotgun sequence, the proteins below share one genomic window:
- the LOC113079746 gene encoding engulfment and cell motility protein 1-like, which yields MLSQDDPKSRPMLELREKLQPEVIELIKQQRLNRMYEGTCFRKISARRRQDKFWYCRLSPNHKVLHYGDIEEFSQGQISPESLQEKVTVADIKAVVTGKDCPHMKEKGALKNKELLELAFSIHHNSDEYLNFIAPDKHEFCIWTDGLNAVLGKEMTSELTKSDMDTLVNMELKLRLLDLENIQIPDVPPPVPKEPSTYDFVYDFSQQHI from the exons ATGTTGAGCCAGGATGACCCCAAATCACGTCCAATGCT AGAACTACGAGAGAAGCTCCAGCCAGAAGTAATCGAGCTGATTAAACAGCAGAGGTTGAACCGCATGTATGAGGGCACATGCTTTAGGAAGATCAGTGCTCGTCGCAGACAAG ACAAGTTCTGGTATTGCCGTCTATCACCAAACCACAAAGTGTTACACTATGGAGATATAGAGGAATTCTCACAAGGACAAATTTCACCTGAATCTCTCCAGGAGAAAG TGACAGTAGCAGATATCAAAGCAGTGGTCACGGGTAAAGACTGCCCACACATGAAGGAAAAAGGAGCACTTAAGAATAAG GAGCTGCTGGAGCTGGCTTTTTCGATTCATCATAACTCTGATGAATATCTGAACTTCATTGCTCCGGACAAGCATGAA TTCTGCATTTGGACTGATGGCTTGAATGCTGTTTTGGGAAAGGAGATGACAAGTGAGCTCACCAAATCAGATATGGACACTCTGGTTAATATGGAGCTGAAACTTCGCCTCTTGGACCTCGAAAACATTCAGATTCCTGATGTCCCTCCTCCTGTTCCCAAAGAGCCCAGCACTTACGACTTTGTGTACGATTTTAGCCAACAGCACATTTGA
- the LOC113079744 gene encoding serum paraoxonase/arylesterase 2, with amino-acid sequence MGKLAVLSLAAVALAAFIGERLVALRHLSLSSRELTQNYLPNCHLIEGIEYGAEDITILDDGLAFLSTGLKYPGLPSYSDDPGKIYSLNLLDSDLKIKALNIKGQFDKGSFNPHGISVYTDEKDGAIYLFVVNHPQGKSQVEIFRFVEDENALHYIKTIRHELLHNVNDIVAVGTESFYATNDHYFTNGILKVLEPLLSLSWCDVVYYSPQTVQVVAGGFSSANGINISPDKRHLYVSNILKHKISVMEIQKNTVLSYVKEVDVGSLCDNIEVDRESGDLWLGCHPNGLKFMLGDPNDPPGSEVIRIENILSEKPRVTQVYADDGSVIIASSVATPYGGKLLIGTVYQKALICDLK; translated from the exons ATGGGCAAGTTAGCAGTGCTCTCGTTAGCTGCTGTTGCTCTGGCAGCTTTCATCGGAGAAAGGCTCGTTGCACTTAG ACATTTATCACTTTCCTCCAGAGAACTTACCCAAAACTACCTTCCCAACTGTCACCTAATAGAGGGCATAG AGTATGGGGCTGAAGATATCACCATACTTGACGATGGATTGGCTTTTCTGAGCACT GGCTTGAAGTATCCAGGCTTACCGTCCTATTCAGATGACCCTGGAAAGATCTACTCCCTGAATCTGTTGGATTCTGATCTGAAAATTAAAGCACTGAACATCAAGGGTCAGTTTGACAAAGGCTCTTTTAATCCGCATGGAATCAGTGTGTACACCGATGAAAAag ATGGTGCCATATACCTGTTTGTTGTTAATCATCCTCAAGGCAAAAGCCAAGTGGAGATTTTCCGATTTGTTGAGGATGAAAATGCTCTTCATTACATTAAGACCATCAGGCATGAACTACTGCACAA TGTGAATGATATAGTAGCTGTGGGGACGGAAAGCTTTTATGCCACCAATGACCATTACTTCACTAATGGGATTCTCAAGGTTCTGGAGCCACTTCTGTCTTTATCCTGGTGTGACGTCGTCTACTACAGTCCTCAGACTGTGCAGGTTGTGGCAGGGGGCTTTTCATCCGCCAATGGCATTAATATCTCCCCCGATAAAAG GCATTTGTATGTGTCAAACATCCTGAAGCACAAAATTAGTGTCatggaaatacaaaaaaacactgtattgtCTTATGTAAAG GAGGTTGATGTGGGGTCACTGTGTGACAATATTGAGGTGGACCGTGAATCTGGAGATCTGTGGCTGGGATGCCACCCAAATGGTCTCAAATTCATGCTTGGTGATCCGAATGATCCGCCGGGCTCTGAG GTTATCAGGATTGAGAACATCCTGTCTGAAAAGCCCCGGGTGACTCAGGTATATGCAGATGACGGCAGTGTGATCATTGCTTCTTCAGTGGCCACCCCATATGGAGGAAAGCTGCTCATTGGAACAGTTTATCAGAAAGCTCTGATATGTGACCTTAAATAG